The following proteins are encoded in a genomic region of Cyclonatronum proteinivorum:
- the aspS gene encoding aspartate--tRNA ligase: protein MLLKRTHTCGELNGSHVGEQVTLNGWVNIRRDLGGVIFIDLRDRYGLTQVVFSPQDDEAAHLAADELRNEFVIGVSGKVQQRDPENINPKMKTGEIEVRVHALHIYSRAKTPPFEIKDDIQTNEETRLKYRYLDLRRAPLQQNLMLRSEVYRSTRNYFCENNFAEVETPVLMRSTPEGARDYLVPSRVNPGKFYALPQSPQIYKQTLMISGMDRYFQIVKCFRDEDLRADRQPEFTQIDVEMSFVDEESIYSMAEGLMARMLKDAMGKDISTPFPRMSYQHAIETYGSDKPDTRFDLTFRDLSEIVKDSEFRVFSKTVAEGGKVVGFVAPGYGSLGRGIMDRLTKRVQQEIGAGGLIYIKNNPNELYSSVSKFVSEETTRNMAEAAGAAEGDLVLILAGKAPLVYQQLGDLRLMFAKEYGLIDEQQTNFLWVTDFPLFEYSEEDGRYYAMHHPFTSPNPEDVPLMETEPGKVRARAYDLVLNGSEIGGGSIRIHDFETQQKMFRMLGIEDEEAREKFGFLLEAFQYGAPPHGGIAFGLDRIVMLLAGAKSLRDVIAFPKNQRAQSTMDNCPDSVETRQLDELYIQLKPILK, encoded by the coding sequence ATGCTTCTTAAAAGAACACATACCTGTGGCGAACTCAATGGCAGCCATGTGGGAGAACAGGTAACGCTGAACGGCTGGGTAAATATCCGGCGTGATTTGGGTGGTGTAATTTTTATTGACCTGAGAGACCGTTACGGGTTGACGCAGGTTGTTTTTTCCCCTCAGGATGATGAGGCGGCACATCTCGCAGCCGATGAGCTGCGCAATGAATTTGTGATTGGGGTAAGCGGGAAGGTGCAGCAGCGGGATCCGGAAAATATCAATCCCAAGATGAAAACCGGCGAAATTGAAGTCCGGGTACACGCCCTTCATATTTACTCGCGTGCGAAAACACCGCCTTTTGAAATCAAAGACGACATCCAGACCAACGAGGAAACCCGTCTTAAGTACCGCTACCTTGATCTGCGCCGCGCGCCGCTTCAGCAAAACCTTATGCTGCGTTCCGAAGTGTACCGCAGCACCCGTAATTATTTCTGTGAAAACAACTTTGCTGAAGTCGAAACACCGGTGCTGATGCGCTCTACCCCTGAAGGCGCCCGTGATTATCTCGTGCCCAGCCGCGTCAATCCGGGGAAATTCTACGCCCTGCCGCAAAGTCCGCAAATCTATAAGCAAACGCTGATGATATCCGGCATGGACCGCTACTTCCAGATTGTGAAGTGCTTCCGGGATGAAGACCTGCGTGCCGATCGTCAGCCTGAGTTTACCCAAATCGACGTTGAGATGTCTTTTGTGGATGAGGAATCCATTTACAGCATGGCCGAAGGACTGATGGCGCGCATGCTCAAAGATGCCATGGGTAAGGACATATCGACCCCGTTTCCGCGCATGAGCTATCAGCATGCCATTGAAACCTACGGCAGCGACAAGCCGGATACCCGGTTTGACCTGACTTTCCGCGATCTCTCAGAAATTGTTAAGGACTCCGAATTTAGGGTGTTTTCCAAAACAGTTGCCGAAGGCGGCAAGGTTGTAGGTTTTGTAGCGCCGGGTTACGGATCGCTGGGACGCGGTATTATGGACCGCCTTACCAAGCGTGTTCAGCAGGAAATCGGTGCCGGCGGCTTGATCTACATCAAAAACAACCCCAATGAGCTGTATTCGTCTGTAAGTAAATTTGTCAGCGAGGAAACGACCCGCAATATGGCAGAAGCTGCCGGGGCTGCCGAAGGCGATCTTGTCCTTATTCTTGCAGGCAAAGCGCCGCTTGTCTATCAGCAACTGGGCGACCTGCGCCTTATGTTTGCCAAAGAATACGGCCTGATTGACGAGCAGCAAACCAACTTCCTGTGGGTTACCGATTTCCCGCTGTTTGAATACAGTGAGGAAGACGGGCGCTATTATGCCATGCACCACCCTTTCACTTCTCCCAATCCGGAGGATGTTCCGCTGATGGAGACTGAGCCGGGCAAGGTTCGGGCACGGGCGTACGACCTGGTGCTGAACGGCAGTGAAATCGGGGGCGGCTCGATCCGGATTCACGATTTTGAGACACAGCAAAAGATGTTCCGCATGCTTGGTATTGAAGATGAGGAAGCCCGTGAGAAGTTCGGCTTCCTGCTCGAAGCCTTTCAGTACGGGGCGCCGCCGCACGGGGGCATTGCTTTTGGGCTGGACCGTATTGTGATGCTGCTGGCCGGTGCCAAAAGCCTGCGGGATGTCATCGCATTCCCGAAAAATCAGCGGGCCCAAAGTACGATGGATAACTGTCCCGACAGCGTAGAAACCCGTCAGCTCGATGAGCTTTATATTCAGCTCAAGCCGATTCTTAAGTAA
- a CDS encoding BrxA/BrxB family bacilliredoxin has protein sequence MQFGFGIGPDTTWMRDELTELGVKEATTPAEVDEMMAGTKEGTMLLVINSVCGCAAGNARPAVKIAMENEKKPTHLYTVFAGQDKEATARAREYFAEYPPSSPSFAFFKDGEIKAMIPRHRVEGRSAQEVAGDLKMVFDAFCE, from the coding sequence ATGCAATTTGGTTTTGGTATAGGTCCGGACACCACCTGGATGCGCGATGAGCTTACCGAGCTCGGTGTAAAAGAAGCGACTACCCCCGCAGAAGTGGATGAAATGATGGCGGGTACCAAAGAAGGTACCATGCTGCTGGTCATCAACTCTGTATGCGGTTGCGCGGCCGGAAATGCTCGTCCGGCTGTTAAAATTGCCATGGAAAACGAGAAAAAGCCCACCCATCTCTACACCGTATTTGCCGGTCAGGATAAAGAAGCAACAGCCCGTGCCCGCGAGTACTTTGCAGAATACCCGCCTTCATCCCCAAGCTTTGCCTTCTTCAAAGACGGCGAAATCAAAGCCATGATTCCGCGCCATCGCGTAGAAGGCCGCAGCGCTCAGGAAGTAGCCGGCGACCTCAAGATGGTCTTCGACGCGTTCTGCGAATAA
- a CDS encoding DUF429 domain-containing protein: MKTAGIDGCRAGWLAVSLDKSLASWQLLRTVQELSVYAASKNGVFIDIPIGLSETEPVRTCDALLRRVLGKGYASSVFSPPVRAAFMVNDYVAACDINEAKTGKRITKQAWNIMPKIRQVDELLAENPGLVQVLHESHPELLFKKLNRGGEPLQKKKTPEGLEQRRQLLFRADSRIEGLYETMRGSLKKSEAKDDDLLDALVLAVMVAQSPYRPVRTLPLPPETDSRGIPMAIHFV; this comes from the coding sequence ATGAAAACCGCAGGAATTGACGGCTGCCGTGCCGGATGGCTGGCCGTTTCCCTTGATAAAAGCCTGGCTTCGTGGCAGCTGCTGCGCACGGTTCAGGAACTCTCGGTCTATGCCGCTTCCAAAAACGGCGTATTTATTGACATCCCGATCGGGCTTTCTGAGACGGAGCCGGTTCGAACCTGCGATGCGCTGCTGCGCCGGGTTTTGGGCAAAGGCTATGCTTCATCGGTGTTTAGTCCGCCGGTTCGCGCCGCTTTTATGGTGAATGATTACGTGGCGGCCTGCGACATCAATGAGGCCAAAACCGGGAAGCGTATTACCAAACAGGCCTGGAACATCATGCCGAAAATCAGGCAGGTCGATGAATTGCTGGCTGAAAATCCCGGGTTGGTTCAGGTGCTGCACGAGAGTCATCCCGAGCTGCTTTTTAAAAAGCTGAATCGCGGGGGCGAGCCTCTTCAGAAGAAGAAAACGCCGGAAGGTCTCGAACAGCGCCGGCAGCTGTTGTTTCGTGCAGACTCCCGTATTGAAGGGCTTTATGAAACCATGCGTGGCTCGCTCAAAAAATCAGAAGCGAAAGACGATGACCTGCTCGATGCGCTTGTGCTTGCCGTGATGGTGGCCCAGAGTCCGTACCGACCCGTGCGTACGCTGCCGCTGCCGCCGGAAACGGATAGCCGGGGCATTCCGATGGCGATTCATTTCGTGTAG
- the sthA gene encoding Si-specific NAD(P)(+) transhydrogenase: MKYDYDLIILGSGPAGFSAAMQSTKFGKKVLLVEADAKHLGGAWINAGTVPSKALREAAASIYKYNQLFGSDNTNSKYHRYKMADLLRFKDQVVKYENSEVKRNLIKNEVHTARGMGYILDPHTVEVNDHLGKKKKYRATFILIATGSSATKPKNFEVDNRLVVDNRSLVNMTHVPKRLVIIGGGVNAIEYATIFSALGTKVNLLSSRESYLPFLDSEIKAEFARSLEQQRMVIHNQVYVEGVAENPLRNCTEVKYRSFKDNELKVLETEQVVHFGIRMPNTKGIGLEELGVEMDDEGYITVNDHYQTSVPSIYAAGDICGFPGLASASFTQGRIASCHMANVENVKLTGSHPFGIYTIPEMSSIGITEDEAKSRGLEYAVGRAYYKELTKSSVSNTTLGMLKLVIDRNSLKLLGVHVIGENACDIIHIGQAVMKNQVDVRYFVDNILNYPTYSEAYRVAAFNGLNRINKSGVKYRSLVSDEESK, encoded by the coding sequence ATGAAATACGATTATGACCTGATTATTCTGGGAAGCGGACCCGCCGGCTTTTCAGCAGCTATGCAATCCACAAAATTTGGCAAAAAAGTGCTACTTGTTGAAGCTGACGCCAAACATCTCGGCGGTGCCTGGATTAACGCCGGTACGGTGCCCAGCAAAGCCTTGCGGGAAGCCGCCGCTTCCATCTACAAGTACAACCAGCTTTTTGGCAGCGACAACACCAACAGTAAATACCACCGCTACAAAATGGCCGACCTCCTGCGCTTTAAGGATCAGGTGGTCAAGTACGAAAACAGCGAAGTAAAGCGGAACCTCATTAAAAACGAAGTGCACACGGCCCGCGGCATGGGCTATATCCTCGATCCGCACACGGTTGAAGTAAACGATCACTTAGGGAAAAAGAAAAAGTACCGCGCCACTTTTATCCTTATCGCTACTGGCTCTTCCGCAACGAAGCCCAAAAACTTCGAAGTTGATAACCGTCTCGTGGTCGATAACCGCAGCCTCGTCAACATGACGCACGTTCCCAAGCGCCTTGTCATTATCGGGGGCGGCGTCAACGCCATCGAGTACGCCACCATTTTTTCCGCGCTTGGCACCAAAGTAAACCTCCTCAGCTCCCGCGAGAGCTACCTTCCCTTCCTCGATTCTGAAATCAAGGCCGAATTTGCCCGCTCCCTCGAGCAGCAGCGCATGGTCATTCACAATCAGGTTTATGTGGAAGGCGTCGCCGAAAACCCGCTGCGCAACTGCACGGAAGTGAAATACCGCAGCTTCAAAGACAACGAACTGAAAGTACTGGAAACCGAGCAGGTCGTACACTTCGGCATCCGCATGCCCAACACCAAAGGCATCGGACTCGAAGAGCTCGGCGTGGAAATGGACGACGAAGGTTACATCACTGTAAACGATCACTATCAGACCTCTGTCCCCTCCATTTACGCTGCGGGCGATATCTGCGGCTTCCCGGGCCTGGCTTCGGCCTCCTTCACGCAGGGACGCATCGCCAGCTGCCACATGGCCAATGTAGAAAACGTCAAGCTAACCGGCTCCCACCCCTTCGGCATTTACACCATACCTGAAATGTCCAGCATCGGCATCACCGAAGATGAAGCCAAATCCCGCGGACTCGAATACGCCGTTGGCAGAGCCTACTACAAAGAACTGACCAAATCCTCAGTATCCAACACAACCCTGGGTATGCTGAAGCTCGTAATCGACCGTAACAGCTTAAAATTACTTGGCGTACACGTCATTGGGGAAAACGCCTGCGACATCATCCACATTGGTCAGGCCGTCATGAAAAATCAGGTTGATGTCCGCTATTTTGTGGATAACATCCTGAATTATCCCACCTACAGCGAAGCCTACCGCGTCGCCGCCTTCAACGGACTCAACCGCATCAACAAATCCGGCGTAAAATACCGCAGCCTGGTTTCCGACGAAGAATCCAAATAA
- a CDS encoding superoxide dismutase, whose translation MAFTLPELPYAYDALEPHIDAKTMEIHHTKHHNAYITKANDALAGTDLADASVEEVLTSLDKLPADKKQGVINNAGGHANHTLFWSVLSPNGGGNPTGELAGAIDSTFGSFDAFKEAFANAAATRFGSGWAWLVVDGEGKLHVTSTANQDSPVMSGHTPILGLDVWEHAYYLNYQNRRPDYISAFWSVVSWDKVNELYLAAK comes from the coding sequence ATGGCTTTCACACTCCCGGAACTTCCCTATGCGTATGATGCTCTTGAGCCGCACATCGATGCCAAAACCATGGAAATCCACCATACCAAGCACCATAACGCTTACATCACCAAAGCCAATGATGCTTTAGCCGGCACCGATCTGGCTGATGCTTCTGTGGAAGAAGTACTGACCAGTCTCGACAAGCTTCCGGCTGACAAAAAGCAAGGTGTCATCAACAATGCCGGCGGACACGCCAACCATACGCTGTTTTGGAGCGTGCTTTCGCCAAATGGCGGCGGCAACCCAACAGGCGAGCTTGCCGGTGCGATTGACAGCACATTCGGCAGCTTCGACGCTTTCAAAGAAGCATTCGCCAATGCGGCAGCTACCCGTTTCGGATCAGGCTGGGCATGGCTCGTTGTGGATGGTGAAGGCAAGCTTCACGTAACGTCCACAGCCAATCAGGATTCCCCGGTGATGAGCGGACACACCCCGATTTTGGGTCTCGACGTTTGGGAGCATGCGTATTATCTGAACTACCAGAACCGTCGTCCCGACTACATTTCCGCTTTCTGGAGCGTTGTAAGCTGGGATAAGGTAAACGAGCTTTATCTTGCCGCTAAATAA